A stretch of the Comamonas testosteroni TK102 genome encodes the following:
- a CDS encoding heavy metal sensor histidine kinase, whose protein sequence is MIHPRYASLRLRLALLFALASAVLFALMGFYVFNALQREVAYRDDIALLGRIERIEDIIKDNKNIDYLKNQPKLYSNMLGNRDNALWIIGESGDLLIEVNPENLPTPVIGELKPTSLFTTTGANPARMAWGRVSNGDSNVFIIASKLLAEREQMMAAYRWNLGAAWLVGVLLAFAVGWEVVRRGLLPLHRLSQQAAAVSPQHLGLRLDAQKQPQELQALTVALNSMLARLEEGYSKLSQFSEDLAHEMRTPLNNLMIQNQLALSESRTFDEYEQLLDSQQEEYERLARMIDNMLFLARAEKQDSTLHLESVDLEKLSQQLAGYFEGMAQERGMRIETIAHGHLLADNGLIRRALANLLANAIRYGEESTVITLSCNTQAAQWLDIEVLNQGVPIGEEHLPRIFDRFYRCDASRSHPDDSGGLGLAIVRSIMHMHGGEVIINNSSAGTQFTLRFPR, encoded by the coding sequence GTGATACACCCCAGATACGCCAGTCTTCGGTTACGCCTTGCTTTGCTGTTTGCCTTGGCAAGTGCCGTTTTGTTCGCCTTGATGGGGTTTTATGTTTTCAACGCCCTGCAAAGGGAGGTTGCCTACCGCGATGACATCGCTTTGCTTGGGCGGATTGAACGTATTGAGGATATTATAAAAGATAATAAAAATATTGATTACTTAAAAAATCAGCCTAAGCTTTATTCTAATATGCTTGGCAATAGAGACAATGCTTTGTGGATTATTGGTGAATCAGGTGATTTATTAATTGAAGTTAATCCGGAAAATTTACCGACTCCTGTCATCGGAGAATTAAAACCAACTTCTCTGTTCACAACCACGGGAGCCAACCCCGCTCGCATGGCCTGGGGTCGGGTGAGTAACGGAGATTCAAACGTCTTTATCATCGCGAGCAAATTACTGGCTGAACGAGAGCAGATGATGGCGGCTTATCGCTGGAATCTGGGCGCGGCGTGGCTGGTAGGCGTGCTTCTGGCGTTCGCTGTTGGTTGGGAGGTGGTGCGCCGTGGACTTCTGCCCTTGCACCGATTGAGTCAGCAAGCTGCAGCGGTAAGCCCTCAGCATCTGGGACTGCGTCTGGATGCACAAAAGCAACCGCAAGAGCTGCAAGCCTTGACGGTGGCATTGAACTCCATGCTGGCACGTCTGGAGGAAGGTTATTCAAAGCTTTCTCAATTTTCAGAAGACTTGGCCCATGAGATGCGTACGCCGCTTAACAATCTCATGATTCAGAATCAACTAGCATTGAGCGAGTCCAGAACCTTTGACGAGTATGAGCAGCTACTGGATTCCCAGCAAGAGGAATACGAGCGTTTGGCGCGGATGATCGACAACATGCTCTTTCTTGCTAGGGCAGAAAAGCAAGACTCGACGTTGCATCTGGAGTCCGTGGACTTGGAAAAATTATCGCAACAGCTCGCGGGGTACTTTGAAGGAATGGCCCAAGAGCGGGGAATGCGCATTGAGACAATAGCACATGGCCACCTGCTCGCTGACAACGGCTTGATCCGCCGTGCATTGGCTAATCTGTTGGCGAACGCGATTCGCTATGGTGAAGAAAGTACAGTCATCACCCTTAGTTGCAATACCCAGGCCGCGCAGTGGCTAGATATTGAGGTTCTTAATCAAGGGGTACCCATAGGAGAAGAACACCTCCCCCGCATATTTGACCGCTTCTACCGCTGCGATGCTTCCCGTTCACATCCCGATGATTCAGGCGGGCTGGGCCTCGCGATTGTCCGTTCTATTATGCATATGCATGGTGGAGAAGTGATTATTAACAACTCTAGCGCTGGCACCCAATTTACCCTTCGCTTTCCTAGATAG
- a CDS encoding GlcG/HbpS family heme-binding protein has product MLFPSIKPVSAFLFMASVHAFAAQPAPLHQSNMSLNLANALVDATMSACHSQGRSAVAAVIDRGGHLLSLQRDDSVGPHNTDAAVKKAFTALSTKTLSRIVAENARKNPESSNLNTIDSLLLIGGGVPVKVGDEVIGAIGVGGAGGSVIDEGCALQAIDKVLGTSK; this is encoded by the coding sequence ATGCTCTTTCCTTCTATTAAACCAGTTTCCGCTTTTCTTTTCATGGCTTCAGTCCATGCCTTTGCCGCTCAGCCCGCGCCACTGCATCAAAGCAATATGTCTCTCAATTTGGCAAATGCTTTGGTAGACGCAACGATGTCTGCATGCCACTCACAAGGCCGCTCTGCCGTTGCCGCGGTGATCGACCGTGGCGGCCATCTGCTTTCCTTGCAACGCGACGACAGTGTCGGCCCACATAACACCGACGCCGCTGTCAAGAAGGCATTCACCGCGCTTTCAACCAAGACGCTGTCACGCATTGTTGCGGAAAACGCGCGTAAGAACCCCGAGTCCAGCAATCTGAACACGATTGACAGTCTTCTGCTTATTGGCGGTGGAGTGCCCGTAAAAGTTGGCGACGAGGTCATCGGAGCCATCGGTGTAGGCGGAGCAGGTGGCTCCGTCATAGACGAAGGCTGCGCCTTGCAAGCCATCGACAAAGTGCTCGGAACCTCCAAGTGA
- a CDS encoding hemagglutinin repeat-containing protein, with product MSVSVGSSKSQSDSYQSGTSSHGSSVQAGGNVNLIATGAGKDSNILIQGSDITAGKDATLMADNQITLLASQDSHSDRSTNSNSSGSIGVSVGANTGITASVSQGKGHSNSDDVSYNNTHIAAGNTVTLQSGGDTHLKGAVVSGKQVIADVGGDLKIESLQDSSRFEGKQQSSGGSITLSPAGVPIGGSINAGQSKVNSHYQSVTEQSGIQAGEGGFQVNVKGDTDLKGGVIASTQAAVDQDKNRFSTGGTLTTSDLHNSAHYEGQAIGVNVNTGQQGGKHVVNGVGAGVGQDSGSAQGTTTAGISGIAGDQSVRTGDATGIERIFDQNKVQREIDAQVAITAEFGKQASKAVGDYASRKYNELKDSDPVEAAKWSEGGAYRVAMHALVGGLSGGVQGLMGATAASTAAPYIDQLQEGFQSALQNAGLGEGAAKVLASLAGGATATTIGAVASGGSAAGAATAFNSDMNNRQLHPSKRLLARTLAARSNGKYTVTQIEDALRVAGNTEIGESIVAGMVVDPSERDAIYDSGAVWTIGSTGQMVQVVPKQPAADLLQFIQSSTAGQYDWYMPSSNGNELASTPRDRLTGAPLDEQGRYSQIFILDGKKYQPKYFPCAKPECLGSNLDSSDPGTKAYIKAMDAQIFKDISTGANYATLMTPAGASGQTLAAVGLVALAGSAFTDSNALDELLKYGSQKGGEKLFVDILGHTPANAARAIAIIDLSGGWSAFVERFKVDILGMRKKSEN from the coding sequence ATCTCCGTCTCGGTCGGCTCCAGCAAAAGCCAGAGCGACAGCTATCAGAGCGGCACAAGCAGCCATGGCAGTAGCGTACAGGCTGGCGGCAATGTCAACCTCATCGCCACCGGTGCAGGCAAAGACAGCAATATCCTTATCCAGGGCAGCGACATCACGGCAGGCAAGGATGCCACCCTGATGGCCGACAACCAGATCACCTTGCTGGCTTCGCAAGACAGCCACAGCGATCGCAGCACCAACAGCAACTCCAGCGGCAGCATTGGCGTATCCGTTGGCGCGAACACCGGCATCACCGCCAGCGTCAGCCAAGGAAAAGGCCATTCCAACAGCGACGACGTCAGCTACAACAACACCCATATAGCCGCAGGCAACACCGTCACCCTCCAGTCGGGCGGCGACACCCACCTAAAGGGAGCCGTGGTCAGCGGCAAGCAAGTCATCGCCGACGTGGGCGGCGATCTGAAGATCGAAAGCCTGCAGGACAGCAGCCGCTTTGAAGGCAAGCAGCAAAGCAGTGGTGGCTCCATCACGCTCAGCCCGGCAGGCGTGCCCATCGGAGGCAGCATCAACGCGGGACAGAGCAAGGTCAACAGCCACTACCAAAGCGTCACCGAGCAAAGCGGCATACAGGCAGGGGAAGGGGGCTTCCAGGTCAACGTCAAGGGCGACACCGATCTCAAGGGCGGTGTCATCGCCAGCACCCAAGCCGCTGTAGACCAGGACAAGAACCGCTTCAGCACCGGAGGCACGCTCACCACCAGCGACCTGCACAACAGCGCCCATTACGAAGGCCAGGCGATTGGCGTCAACGTCAACACCGGCCAGCAAGGCGGCAAGCATGTCGTCAACGGGGTGGGGGCCGGCGTAGGCCAGGACAGCGGCAGTGCCCAAGGCACCACCACGGCAGGAATCTCCGGCATCGCCGGCGACCAGAGCGTGCGCACGGGCGATGCCACGGGCATCGAGCGGATATTTGATCAGAACAAGGTGCAGCGCGAGATCGATGCGCAGGTGGCGATCACGGCGGAGTTTGGCAAGCAGGCCAGCAAGGCGGTGGGGGACTATGCAAGCCGGAAGTACAACGAACTCAAGGACTCGGACCCCGTAGAAGCGGCGAAGTGGAGCGAGGGCGGAGCCTACCGTGTTGCCATGCATGCTTTGGTAGGAGGGCTGTCAGGAGGAGTACAGGGCTTAATGGGCGCCACTGCCGCCAGTACAGCGGCTCCTTATATTGACCAATTGCAGGAGGGATTCCAGAGCGCACTTCAAAATGCAGGATTGGGAGAGGGAGCCGCTAAAGTGCTTGCTAGCTTGGCGGGCGGCGCAACAGCCACGACGATTGGTGCTGTAGCCAGCGGTGGGTCTGCGGCAGGTGCGGCCACGGCCTTTAATTCGGACATGAATAATCGGCAGTTGCATCCAAGTAAACGCCTGTTGGCTCGTACTCTCGCAGCAAGAAGCAATGGGAAATACACAGTGACACAAATAGAAGATGCCTTGCGAGTCGCGGGAAATACTGAAATTGGGGAAAGTATCGTGGCGGGTATGGTTGTTGATCCCAGTGAGCGCGATGCGATTTATGACAGTGGAGCTGTATGGACCATTGGTAGCACAGGCCAAATGGTTCAAGTCGTACCGAAGCAACCTGCAGCTGATTTATTGCAATTTATCCAAAGCAGTACTGCAGGTCAATATGACTGGTATATGCCATCGTCAAATGGTAATGAACTTGCCTCGACGCCAAGAGATCGGCTGACCGGAGCTCCATTGGATGAGCAGGGGCGCTATAGTCAAATCTTCATTTTAGATGGAAAAAAATACCAACCAAAATATTTTCCATGTGCGAAACCAGAGTGCTTGGGGTCTAATTTGGATAGTTCCGACCCTGGAACTAAAGCGTATATCAAGGCTATGGATGCACAGATATTTAAAGACATTAGTACAGGCGCTAACTATGCAACTCTGATGACTCCCGCTGGGGCTTCAGGTCAAACACTTGCGGCTGTTGGACTAGTTGCATTGGCGGGGAGCGCGTTTACTGATAGCAATGCTCTTGATGAGTTGCTGAAATATGGATCGCAGAAAGGAGGAGAAAAATTATTTGTGGATATTCTTGGGCATACTCCTGCAAATGCAGCAAGAGCAATTGCCATTATTGATCTATCTGGAGGATGGAGTGCATTCGTCGAAAGATTTAAAGTTGATATTTTAGGAATGAGAAAGAAAAGTGAAAATTAA
- a CDS encoding cyclic-phosphate processing receiver domain-containing protein, translated as MKIFLDDIRPAPIGWVRAYWPNQVIDMLSKNYVEEISLDHDLGDDKRGTGYDVLVWIENAISRGEIFLPKISIHSANVAARVRMENAVKKIEYMSNQIDVLELNKLFSKLEEISKDGYSVIIKIDSERWADFPPAPYTTIMFSPSGNNFKMDSSNVIEGIKSCIDYYENNMKK; from the coding sequence ATGAAAATATTTCTTGATGATATTCGTCCTGCTCCGATTGGTTGGGTTAGAGCATATTGGCCAAATCAAGTTATTGATATGCTTAGTAAGAATTATGTGGAAGAAATTAGTTTAGACCACGACTTGGGTGATGACAAGAGAGGAACTGGATATGATGTCCTTGTCTGGATAGAAAATGCAATTTCAAGAGGTGAAATATTTTTGCCAAAAATATCTATTCACTCTGCTAATGTAGCTGCTAGAGTTCGTATGGAAAATGCTGTTAAGAAGATTGAATATATGTCAAATCAAATCGATGTTTTAGAATTGAATAAATTATTTTCAAAATTAGAAGAGATATCCAAAGATGGATATTCGGTAATTATTAAGATAGATTCTGAACGATGGGCTGACTTCCCTCCTGCACCTTATACAACAATTATGTTCTCACCATCTGGTAATAATTTTAAAATGGATTCGTCAAATGTTATTGAAGGAATAAAGTCATGCATTGATTATTATGAAAATAATATGAAGAAATAA
- a CDS encoding EndoU domain-containing protein gives MQREIDAQVAITAEFGKQATKTGAQYAQDQLNKASGLREIAKLEADQAKRAAILAEAAQIESAWKDGGTNRVLMHTGIGLLTGGAAGAVGAAGSAAATPQLFDMLHDTTLPQPVRDALLLTAGAAIGAAAGGVEGAVAGANEMANNGLGTVVKRLGLGGVALCLKTPGCLALTGATGLELSRLANLAMKKNPGMSEDGAYAIAVADYLEEQVRERPTTPPPVPNHTGNDKPVNPTPEGSSTECPAEGPKEGAAVGGKPLDPQKPEDSILPGKPADPLQGIGPVFSEGNNYSPKAPIDFDGHVIGAEVKPNGSVVGGQSTALGNVRVILGTESAPNAYGVYMAEIEVADPSNPGKYLAKTNNNGISTMFPKSWSSEKIKMEISGQ, from the coding sequence GTGCAGCGCGAGATCGATGCACAGGTGGCGATCACGGCGGAGTTTGGGAAGCAGGCGACGAAAACTGGTGCGCAGTACGCACAAGACCAACTCAACAAGGCGAGCGGTTTACGTGAAATTGCGAAGCTGGAAGCAGACCAAGCCAAGCGGGCTGCTATTTTGGCCGAGGCTGCACAAATAGAAAGCGCCTGGAAAGACGGTGGAACCAACCGTGTGCTGATGCATACAGGTATTGGTTTGCTGACCGGTGGCGCAGCAGGAGCGGTCGGGGCGGCAGGTAGTGCGGCGGCGACACCACAGTTGTTTGACATGCTGCACGACACCACGCTTCCCCAACCGGTGCGCGACGCTCTTCTGCTGACGGCTGGTGCAGCCATAGGTGCTGCCGCTGGCGGTGTGGAGGGGGCCGTTGCTGGTGCTAACGAAATGGCCAACAACGGCTTGGGAACGGTGGTGAAGAGATTGGGGCTTGGTGGTGTGGCGCTATGTTTGAAAACTCCGGGATGCTTGGCACTCACAGGAGCCACAGGGCTGGAGCTAAGTCGCCTTGCCAACCTCGCCATGAAGAAAAATCCGGGCATGAGCGAAGATGGCGCATATGCGATTGCCGTGGCAGATTATTTGGAAGAACAAGTCAGAGAACGTCCGACTACACCGCCGCCTGTACCAAACCACACGGGCAATGACAAGCCTGTAAATCCCACGCCAGAAGGTTCATCGACTGAATGTCCTGCGGAAGGACCCAAAGAGGGCGCAGCAGTAGGTGGAAAACCACTTGACCCCCAGAAGCCTGAGGATAGTATCCTGCCCGGAAAGCCTGCAGATCCTTTGCAAGGCATTGGGCCAGTCTTTAGTGAAGGTAATAATTATAGTCCTAAAGCTCCGATTGATTTTGATGGGCATGTTATTGGAGCTGAGGTTAAGCCAAATGGTAGTGTTGTCGGTGGTCAATCCACTGCTTTAGGAAATGTTAGAGTTATTCTTGGAACAGAGTCTGCACCAAATGCATATGGTGTTTACATGGCGGAGATTGAAGTTGCTGATCCAAGTAATCCTGGTAAATATCTGGCAAAAACAAATAATAATGGTATATCTACAATGTTCCCTAAATCATGGTCATCCGAAAAAATTAAAATGGAAATAAGTGGACAGTAG
- a CDS encoding heavy metal response regulator transcription factor, with translation MRILIIEDEIKSAEYLKKGLTSSGYQVEVSNDGVDGLFVAQSSEFDLLILDVMLPGIDGWSFIRRFRERSQVPVLFLTARDSVEDRVKGLELGADDYLIKPFSYAELLARVRTLLRRNPMRQQDIFQLADLEVDMLKRRAIRGGQRIDLTNKEFALLQLLLQHKGEVMSRSQIASQVWDMNFDSDTNVVDVAIRRLRAKIDDGFAVKLIQTVRGMGYRIEGPLP, from the coding sequence ATGCGTATATTAATCATTGAAGACGAAATAAAGTCTGCGGAGTACCTCAAGAAGGGACTCACGAGCTCAGGCTATCAAGTCGAGGTTTCCAACGATGGAGTCGATGGTCTATTTGTCGCTCAGTCCAGTGAATTTGATTTGCTGATCCTCGATGTCATGCTTCCAGGTATTGATGGCTGGAGTTTTATCCGACGTTTTCGTGAGCGAAGTCAGGTTCCTGTGCTTTTTTTGACCGCGCGAGATTCTGTGGAGGATCGCGTCAAAGGGCTTGAGCTAGGTGCCGATGACTATCTGATCAAACCTTTTTCCTACGCAGAGCTTTTGGCCCGAGTGCGTACTCTATTACGCAGAAATCCTATGCGTCAGCAAGATATATTCCAGCTGGCCGACCTGGAGGTAGATATGCTCAAACGCCGGGCTATACGTGGCGGCCAGCGCATTGACCTGACGAACAAGGAGTTCGCACTGCTGCAGTTGCTGCTGCAGCACAAAGGGGAGGTCATGTCGCGCAGTCAGATCGCCTCTCAGGTATGGGACATGAACTTCGACAGCGACACGAATGTCGTGGATGTGGCCATCCGTCGCCTGCGGGCGAAGATCGATGATGGTTTTGCCGTCAAGCTCATCCAGACCGTGCGTGGCATGGGTTACCGTATTGAGGGCCCGCTGCCGTGA
- a CDS encoding hemagglutinin repeat-containing protein, protein MADNQINLLASRDTHSDHSTNSSSSGSIGVSVGANTSITASVSQGKGHANSDDVSYNNTHIAAGNTVTLQSGGDSNLKGAVVSGKQVIADVGGDLKIESLQDSSRFEGKQQSSGGSITLSPAGVPIGGSISAGQSKVSSHYQSVTEQSGIQAGDGGFQVSVKGDTDLKGGVIASTQVAVDQDKNRFSTVGTLTTSDLHNSAHYEGQAIGVNVNTGQQGGKHVVNGVGAGVGQDSGSAQGTTTAGISGIAGDQSLRTGYATGIERIFGQNKVQRDIDAQVAITAEFGKQASKAAGTYADQQAIAARRAGNEAEAKKWDEGGEYRNALHTGIGALTGGLGGAVGTALSASALPSIGESIAALNLPDGVRDALNAAIGTALGAVGGASGATAGLNQAGNNYISHSPFRQVRQTVSQENARLLNACGANCTQADFLNIDQQVAQVERAANLAAIAQVSSMTQHQAQELAQLMLELAPVYGTGESALQLITGQSSLTGEEASRFWAAIGVVPVAGGVLKKVGEPASEAISKIFKEIGNPAENLLGVAKEGGAVGKVEDVANGKVKWVDENAGMSQRARDYNDTATGTRSNPATQSGQAPALERTMPDGSTRTVKFDGVDGDVLVDRKNFSRYYK, encoded by the coding sequence ATAGCCGACAACCAGATCAATTTGCTGGCTTCGCGAGACACCCACAGCGACCACAGTACGAACAGCAGCTCCAGCGGCAGCATTGGTGTGTCCGTTGGCGCGAACACCAGCATCACCGCCAGCGTCAGCCAAGGAAAAGGCCATGCCAACAGCGATGACGTCAGCTACAACAACACTCATATAGCCGCAGGCAATACTGTCACCCTCCAGTCGGGCGGTGACTCCAATCTCAAGGGAGCCGTGGTCAGCGGCAAGCAAGTCATCGCCGATGTAGGCGGCGATCTGAAGATCGAAAGCCTGCAAGACAGCAGCCGCTTTGAAGGTAAGCAGCAAAGCAGTGGTGGCTCCATCACGCTCAGCCCAGCAGGTGTGCCCATCGGAGGCAGCATCAGCGCGGGACAGAGCAAGGTCAGCAGCCACTACCAAAGCGTCACCGAGCAAAGCGGCATACAGGCCGGCGACGGCGGCTTCCAGGTCAGCGTCAAGGGCGACACCGATCTCAAGGGCGGTGTTATCGCCAGCACCCAGGTTGCCGTAGACCAGGACAAGAACCGTTTCAGCACCGTAGGCACGCTCACCACCAGCGACTTGCACAACAGCGCCCATTACGAAGGCCAGGCGATTGGCGTCAACGTCAACACCGGCCAGCAAGGCGGCAAGCATGTCGTCAACGGGGTGGGGGCTGGCGTGGGCCAGGACAGCGGCAGCGCCCAAGGCACCACCACGGCAGGCATCTCCGGCATCGCCGGCGACCAGAGCCTGCGCACAGGCTATGCCACGGGCATTGAGCGGATCTTTGGTCAGAACAAGGTGCAGCGCGACATCGATGCGCAGGTGGCAATCACGGCGGAGTTTGGCAAGCAGGCCAGCAAGGCCGCAGGAACCTACGCGGATCAGCAGGCCATCGCAGCTCGCAGAGCAGGCAACGAAGCCGAAGCCAAAAAGTGGGATGAAGGCGGCGAGTACCGCAATGCATTGCACACTGGAATTGGCGCGTTGACCGGAGGATTGGGGGGCGCAGTGGGCACAGCCCTCAGTGCATCGGCGCTGCCCAGTATCGGAGAAAGCATTGCGGCACTGAATTTGCCCGATGGGGTGCGAGACGCGCTGAATGCCGCGATAGGCACGGCGTTGGGGGCGGTAGGCGGTGCATCGGGTGCCACAGCGGGCCTGAATCAGGCCGGCAACAACTACATCAGTCACAGCCCGTTCCGACAGGTTCGTCAAACCGTCAGTCAGGAAAATGCCCGGTTGCTGAATGCATGTGGCGCTAACTGCACCCAGGCGGACTTTCTGAACATCGACCAGCAAGTTGCTCAGGTGGAGCGAGCTGCTAATCTGGCAGCCATTGCGCAAGTCAGCTCCATGACCCAGCATCAGGCCCAGGAGCTGGCACAACTGATGTTGGAGTTGGCTCCGGTCTATGGAACGGGAGAGTCGGCACTGCAACTGATCACGGGCCAGAGCAGCCTGACAGGGGAGGAGGCTAGTCGGTTCTGGGCCGCTATTGGTGTAGTGCCGGTGGCGGGAGGCGTGTTGAAGAAAGTGGGAGAACCCGCCTCTGAGGCAATCTCTAAGATATTCAAAGAAATTGGCAATCCTGCTGAAAACTTGCTTGGTGTAGCTAAAGAAGGTGGGGCGGTAGGAAAGGTAGAAGACGTTGCCAACGGTAAGGTCAAGTGGGTCGATGAAAATGCGGGAATGAGTCAGCGAGCTCGTGATTACAATGACACAGCAACTGGAACACGGTCGAACCCTGCTACTCAGTCTGGTCAAGCGCCTGCCCTAGAAAGGACTATGCCTGATGGATCAACGAGAACCGTTAAGTTTGACGGTGTTGATGGTGATGTTTTGGTGGATCGAAAAAATTTCAGTCGTTACTACAAGTAA
- a CDS encoding pre-toxin TG domain-containing protein → MGAALSASVLPSIGESIAALNLPDGVRDALNAAIGTALGAVGGASGGAAGLNQAGNNYISHSPFRQVRQTVSQENARLLNACGANCTNADFLNIDKQVAQVERAASLAAIAQVSSMTQHQAQELAQLMLELAPFYGTGESALQLITGNSSLTGEEASRFWAAIEVVPVAGGVLKKAGEASVSEILKVFKSLHSAEGSINSAVAIEKNVHKLKDLTVDQIIEINKRTSGGGIPLTGAVETVISNMTYREGFSAQAAIIIRDIAGSHLFQDGNKRTAQAVVEFFAENNGVSIRPDALREIIDEVGKGSLGKLSSTEAIEAAIKNILK, encoded by the coding sequence GTGGGCGCAGCCCTCAGTGCATCGGTGCTGCCAAGCATCGGAGAAAGCATTGCGGCACTGAATTTACCTGATGGGGTCCGAGATGCATTGAATGCGGCGATAGGCACGGCTTTAGGGGCAGTGGGCGGTGCATCGGGTGGCGCAGCGGGCCTGAATCAGGCAGGCAACAACTACATCAGTCACAGCCCGTTCCGACAGGTCCGTCAAACCGTCAGTCAGGAAAATGCCCGGTTGCTGAATGCCTGTGGCGCTAACTGCACCAACGCGGACTTTCTGAACATCGACAAGCAAGTGGCTCAGGTGGAGCGAGCTGCTAGTCTGGCAGCCATTGCGCAAGTTAGCTCCATGACCCAGCATCAGGCCCAGGAGCTGGCGCAACTGATGTTGGAATTGGCACCGTTCTATGGAACGGGAGAGTCGGCACTGCAATTGATCACGGGCAACAGTAGCCTGACGGGGGAGGAGGCTAGTCGCTTCTGGGCTGCTATTGAGGTGGTGCCGGTGGCGGGAGGGGTGTTGAAGAAAGCGGGAGAGGCTTCAGTTAGCGAAATATTAAAAGTCTTTAAGAGTTTACATTCCGCAGAAGGTTCTATAAATTCTGCGGTAGCCATTGAGAAAAATGTCCATAAACTCAAGGATTTAACTGTCGATCAGATCATTGAGATAAATAAAAGAACCAGTGGAGGGGGAATTCCATTGACTGGGGCTGTTGAAACAGTAATTTCAAATATGACTTATAGAGAAGGATTTTCGGCTCAGGCGGCAATTATCATCAGGGATATTGCAGGAAGTCATTTATTTCAAGATGGAAATAAAAGAACAGCTCAAGCGGTAGTGGAGTTTTTTGCTGAAAATAATGGTGTTTCTATTAGGCCTGATGCATTAAGAGAGATCATTGATGAAGTTGGAAAAGGTAGTTTGGGTAAGCTATCCTCAACTGAGGCAATTGAGGCTGCAATTAAAAATATTTTAAAATAA
- the uraH gene encoding hydroxyisourate hydrolase — MQKTKLLIAGMLLNAAIATSALAASNPLSVHVLNLQDGLPSAGVNVKLEKKIDNNWVQISEGVTNAQGRIPALYPSESIMEKGSYRVTFQTEEWFNKHKTSTFFPEIPVIFNADGSVPHYHIPLLLSPYGFSSYRGN, encoded by the coding sequence ATGCAAAAAACCAAACTGCTTATCGCCGGCATGCTGTTGAATGCCGCCATCGCCACCTCCGCCCTGGCTGCCTCGAATCCTTTGAGTGTTCATGTTCTGAACCTACAAGACGGCCTGCCGTCGGCTGGTGTGAACGTGAAGCTGGAAAAAAAGATTGATAACAACTGGGTGCAAATCAGTGAAGGCGTCACCAATGCCCAAGGACGCATTCCCGCGCTCTACCCTTCGGAATCCATCATGGAAAAAGGCAGCTACCGCGTGACCTTCCAGACAGAGGAATGGTTCAACAAACACAAGACCTCAACGTTCTTTCCAGAAATCCCTGTGATCTTCAACGCCGACGGCTCGGTACCCCACTACCACATCCCCCTGCTGCTAAGCCCTTACGGTTTCTCTAGCTACCGAGGTAACTGA
- a CDS encoding DUF6911 family protein → MMSEKIFKLCFLSRKNEPPAKNIDEVEWEFISESMEEVYGYGGFLYLKIESNENSYIKELHFIAREMEFRIIAMTRDKDKKRELLEWWNPSLREYIGESLFLDDAYDSRMTSNDLEVGKEIFRDFYENSDLMPCNLENFRSQWDPLPH, encoded by the coding sequence ATGATGTCAGAGAAAATATTTAAATTATGCTTTTTAAGCAGGAAAAATGAACCTCCTGCAAAAAATATAGATGAAGTTGAATGGGAATTTATTAGTGAATCTATGGAGGAAGTTTATGGGTATGGTGGATTTTTATATTTAAAAATAGAGAGCAATGAAAATTCCTATATTAAGGAGTTGCATTTTATTGCTAGAGAAATGGAATTTAGAATTATTGCTATGACACGAGATAAAGATAAGAAGCGCGAGTTATTGGAATGGTGGAATCCATCATTAAGAGAGTATATTGGTGAGTCATTATTTTTAGATGATGCATACGACTCTCGTATGACTTCTAATGACTTAGAGGTCGGAAAAGAAATATTTAGAGATTTTTATGAAAATAGTGATTTGATGCCATGTAATTTGGAGAATTTTCGTTCTCAATGGGATCCATTACCTCATTAG